A window of the Cystobacter fuscus genome harbors these coding sequences:
- a CDS encoding S-(hydroxymethyl)glutathione dehydrogenase/class III alcohol dehydrogenase: MDIKAAIAFEPGKPLRIETVHLEGPKAGEVLIELKATGICHTDAYTLSGKDPEGLFPSILGHEGAGIVVDVGPGVTSVKKGDHVIPLYTPECRQCKSCLSRKTNLCTAIRATQGKGLMPDGTSRFRLGKEPIHHYMGTSTFAQYTVLPEIAVAKIREDAPFDKVCYIGCGVTTGVGAVVYTAKVEAGARVVVFGLGGIGLNVVQACRMVGADQIVGVDLNPGRRAMAEKFGLTHFVNPADMPAAELVPYLVNLTGGGADYSFECIGNVNTMRQALECCHRGWGESIIIGVAASGQEISTRPFQLVTGRVWKGSAFGGARGRTDVPRIVDWYMDKKINVDDLVTHTLPLERINEGFDLMHKGESIRTVVKY, translated from the coding sequence ATGGACATCAAGGCCGCCATCGCGTTCGAACCCGGCAAGCCCCTGCGCATCGAGACGGTGCATCTCGAAGGACCCAAGGCGGGCGAGGTGCTCATCGAGCTCAAGGCGACGGGCATCTGCCACACGGACGCGTACACGCTGTCCGGCAAGGATCCCGAGGGCCTGTTTCCCAGCATCCTCGGCCACGAGGGCGCGGGCATCGTGGTGGACGTGGGCCCGGGCGTCACCTCGGTGAAGAAGGGGGACCACGTCATCCCGCTCTACACGCCCGAGTGCCGCCAGTGTAAGTCGTGCCTGTCGCGCAAGACGAACCTGTGCACGGCCATCCGCGCCACCCAGGGCAAGGGGCTCATGCCGGATGGCACCAGCCGCTTCCGGCTCGGCAAGGAGCCCATCCACCACTACATGGGCACGTCCACGTTCGCGCAGTACACGGTGCTGCCGGAGATCGCCGTGGCGAAGATCCGCGAGGACGCGCCCTTCGACAAGGTCTGCTACATCGGCTGCGGGGTGACCACGGGCGTGGGCGCCGTCGTCTACACGGCCAAGGTGGAGGCGGGCGCGCGGGTGGTCGTCTTCGGCCTGGGCGGCATCGGGCTCAACGTGGTGCAGGCGTGCCGCATGGTGGGCGCGGATCAGATCGTCGGCGTGGACCTGAACCCCGGCCGGCGCGCCATGGCCGAGAAGTTCGGCCTCACGCACTTCGTCAACCCGGCGGACATGCCCGCGGCGGAGCTCGTGCCCTACCTCGTCAACCTCACCGGTGGCGGCGCCGACTACAGCTTCGAGTGCATCGGCAACGTGAACACCATGCGCCAGGCGCTCGAGTGCTGCCACCGCGGCTGGGGCGAGAGCATCATCATCGGCGTGGCCGCCTCCGGGCAGGAGATCAGCACCCGGCCCTTCCAGCTCGTCACCGGACGCGTGTGGAAGGGCAGCGCGTTCGGCGGCGCTCGCGGCCGCACCGACGTGCCCCGCATCGTCGACTGGTACATGGACAAGAAGATCAACGTGGATGACCTCGTCACCCACACCCTGCCCCTGGAGCGCATCAACGAGGGCTTCGACCTGATGCACAAGGGCGAGTCCATCCGCACGGTGGTGAAGTACTAG
- a CDS encoding serine/threonine-protein kinase PknK — MPRCVTCGQRWEGAHAHCPRGATPTDSPHGGDGRAAPWRHIAGYLLEKEIARGGFGSVYSARRESDGERVAIKVAHPEIPQARAQLEREAQVMRAIGPPTVPAVHHTGVLPDGAAYLVMQFIPWPTLAQRMAQRAGPMPLAEFTPRARALLDALAVVHERGFLHGDLKPENIFLDDTTHTAGFFDFGLARPAGDLIVTASPDDATPPLGLSFAGTAEYMSPEQCAGPHGLDARSDLYALGVLFYEMLTGRPPFFGTSVDVIQAHLSRRPLRPSELAPIPAPLEQLVLRCLAKERRFRPDSVADLRRELQEALTQAEKPPSPVQLLVPTVDRPAASPSAGVRRSVAVLFFRSGANPVTVQRALASFGGQMVFHDGTRFAGAFDPDAGENPVQRARQAAEGLALQNLAPAALVDVVTVTVQRRAGGPARYLSPIFARQDRYPRDQDTSALLLTGAAVEALPDLRCEPVTERDGIFRIASTSPGPEDVTILQHGSGVLVGRGNELTELLESAGRALVDGAPTLVTVLGDRGHGKTHLSAALAQQLHMSLTHTRIATWRAREPVQGDPEGTLRMLLRGALYGFRNEQELTGSETEGRATCTELLGPALAQELWPGVASTLGWLAPGAAGLQNWAAAPGALRTLAMRATGELLAARARRQRLCLILDDAQYAEETALDALEYAALAESRLPLWICVFARPGFERIRPSWGTRAARRHVLPLGALAPPSAMELCRTLLRPVENVPAAALERLTERAQRVPLFLVELVRGLKRQGLVRQRASGGSWFLATDELERMPEMRLVDWLADRELGALPAELAAHARLCALLGPDFTAAEAEGVVSKLEETDFPLDPRHATRRLVDLGLLVSHRQEGLSFRNELLRVTVERSLPEADRERIHSAAFRYYSSAAGAAERQRLPRLALHAAAAGLHDEAAALYIDLAESARGRHAYIEAESTYTRALELLDSGDRRRRLTVLRGRGLMRYRVGRYEDSLADFAGARELAREIGDSAAEVDLMLEEAMAYDWINDYARSEERVYAAQQMADAGNHQSPLLQVRLLLGAGRAQFRNGRWEECCEPLQEAAERARKLGDAGYESRIVAQLLLGVILPNIGRIDEAEQLFEEVIAACTERGDRLHLGSAICNRRNLWVARDDFQGAMQDQERFMQLGRELGMVGWEYFAEHNMGELLYQAGNTQEAAPHIARAIELERHHPEMAPRPWALLLQARSLAYTGQDAQARELLMDIRRTLKQSGAEFTPSEEVIFSLVELATRDAGAEEWDALLARSNEFSVEQEPLEVLELRGLDWLRRGERAQARLILEEALRRAETMPNVMRDRLRRSLERAQLTPAA; from the coding sequence GTGCCGCGGTGCGTGACATGCGGACAGCGTTGGGAGGGGGCCCACGCGCATTGTCCCCGAGGAGCAACCCCGACCGACTCACCCCACGGGGGGGACGGCCGGGCGGCGCCATGGCGTCACATCGCCGGCTATCTCCTGGAAAAGGAGATCGCTCGCGGAGGGTTCGGCTCGGTCTACTCCGCCCGGCGCGAGTCCGATGGCGAGCGCGTGGCCATCAAGGTCGCCCACCCCGAGATTCCCCAGGCGCGCGCCCAGCTCGAGCGCGAGGCCCAGGTGATGCGCGCCATCGGCCCGCCCACCGTGCCCGCCGTGCACCACACGGGGGTGCTGCCCGATGGGGCCGCCTACCTCGTCATGCAGTTCATCCCCTGGCCCACCCTCGCCCAGCGCATGGCGCAGCGGGCGGGCCCCATGCCCCTGGCCGAGTTCACCCCCCGGGCGCGCGCGCTGCTCGACGCGCTCGCGGTGGTGCATGAGCGGGGCTTCCTGCACGGGGATCTCAAGCCCGAGAACATCTTCCTCGACGACACGACGCACACCGCGGGCTTCTTCGACTTCGGCCTCGCGCGGCCCGCGGGCGACCTCATCGTCACCGCCTCCCCAGACGACGCCACGCCCCCCCTGGGCCTGTCCTTCGCCGGCACCGCCGAGTACATGTCCCCCGAGCAGTGCGCGGGTCCCCACGGCCTCGACGCCCGCTCGGACCTCTATGCGCTCGGCGTGCTCTTCTACGAGATGCTCACCGGACGGCCGCCCTTCTTCGGCACCTCGGTGGACGTCATCCAGGCGCACCTGTCGCGCCGACCCCTGCGGCCCTCGGAGCTGGCCCCGATACCGGCGCCCCTCGAGCAGCTCGTGCTGCGCTGCCTCGCCAAGGAGCGCAGGTTCCGCCCCGACTCCGTGGCCGACCTGCGGCGCGAACTCCAGGAGGCCCTGACACAGGCCGAGAAGCCTCCCAGTCCCGTGCAGCTGCTCGTGCCCACGGTGGACAGGCCCGCCGCCTCCCCGTCCGCGGGCGTGCGGCGCTCGGTGGCGGTGCTCTTCTTCCGCTCGGGCGCCAATCCCGTCACCGTGCAGAGGGCACTGGCCAGCTTCGGCGGACAGATGGTCTTCCACGACGGCACACGCTTCGCGGGCGCATTCGATCCGGACGCGGGCGAAAACCCCGTGCAGCGCGCCCGCCAGGCCGCCGAGGGGCTCGCCCTGCAGAACCTCGCCCCCGCCGCGCTGGTGGACGTGGTCACCGTGACGGTGCAGCGCCGCGCCGGAGGCCCCGCGCGCTACCTCAGCCCCATCTTCGCGCGCCAGGACCGCTACCCGAGGGACCAGGACACCTCGGCGCTGTTGCTCACCGGCGCGGCGGTGGAGGCCCTGCCGGATCTGCGGTGCGAGCCCGTGACGGAGCGCGACGGCATCTTCCGCATCGCGTCCACCAGCCCGGGGCCCGAGGACGTCACCATCCTCCAGCACGGCAGCGGGGTGCTGGTGGGCCGGGGCAACGAGCTGACCGAGCTGCTCGAGAGCGCGGGCCGGGCGCTGGTGGATGGAGCGCCCACGCTCGTCACGGTGCTGGGCGACCGCGGCCACGGCAAGACGCACCTGAGCGCCGCGCTCGCCCAACAGCTCCACATGTCGCTGACCCACACGCGCATCGCCACGTGGCGCGCCCGCGAGCCCGTGCAGGGAGACCCCGAGGGCACCCTGCGCATGCTGCTGCGCGGCGCGCTCTACGGCTTCCGCAACGAGCAGGAGCTGACGGGCTCGGAGACGGAAGGGCGCGCCACCTGCACGGAGCTGCTCGGCCCCGCGCTGGCCCAGGAGCTGTGGCCCGGCGTGGCCTCCACCCTGGGCTGGCTCGCGCCGGGTGCCGCCGGACTGCAGAACTGGGCCGCGGCCCCCGGTGCGCTGCGCACGCTGGCCATGCGCGCCACGGGCGAGCTGCTGGCCGCGCGCGCCCGCCGCCAGCGGCTGTGCCTCATCCTCGACGACGCGCAGTACGCCGAGGAGACGGCGCTGGACGCGCTGGAATACGCCGCGCTCGCCGAGTCGCGCCTGCCCCTGTGGATCTGCGTGTTCGCGCGGCCGGGCTTCGAGCGCATCCGCCCCTCGTGGGGCACGCGCGCCGCGCGCCGGCACGTGCTGCCCCTGGGGGCCCTGGCGCCCCCGAGCGCCATGGAGCTATGCCGCACGCTGCTGCGCCCGGTGGAGAACGTCCCCGCGGCCGCGCTGGAGCGTCTGACCGAGCGTGCCCAGCGTGTCCCCCTGTTCCTCGTGGAGCTGGTGCGCGGCCTCAAGCGCCAGGGGCTCGTGCGCCAGCGCGCCAGTGGCGGGAGCTGGTTCCTGGCCACCGACGAGCTGGAGCGCATGCCGGAGATGCGGCTGGTGGACTGGCTGGCGGATCGCGAGCTGGGAGCGCTGCCCGCGGAGCTCGCGGCGCATGCGCGCCTGTGCGCCCTGCTCGGTCCGGACTTCACCGCCGCCGAGGCCGAGGGCGTGGTGTCCAAGCTGGAGGAGACGGACTTCCCGTTGGATCCCCGCCACGCCACGCGCCGGCTGGTGGACCTGGGGCTGCTCGTGTCCCACCGCCAGGAGGGGCTGAGTTTCCGCAACGAGCTGTTGCGCGTCACCGTGGAGCGCTCGCTGCCCGAGGCGGACCGCGAGCGCATCCACAGCGCCGCCTTCCGCTACTACTCCAGCGCGGCGGGCGCCGCCGAGCGTCAACGCCTGCCGCGTCTGGCCCTGCACGCCGCCGCCGCGGGCCTGCACGACGAGGCGGCCGCGCTCTACATCGACCTGGCCGAGTCCGCGCGCGGCCGGCACGCCTACATCGAGGCCGAGTCCACCTATACGCGCGCCCTGGAGCTGCTCGACAGCGGGGATCGGCGCCGGCGGCTCACCGTGCTGCGGGGCCGGGGGCTCATGCGCTACCGCGTGGGGCGCTACGAGGACTCGCTGGCGGACTTCGCCGGGGCGCGTGAGCTGGCGCGGGAGATCGGCGACTCCGCCGCCGAGGTGGACCTGATGCTGGAAGAGGCCATGGCCTACGACTGGATCAACGACTACGCGCGCTCGGAGGAGCGCGTGTACGCGGCCCAGCAGATGGCCGACGCCGGCAACCACCAATCGCCGCTCTTGCAGGTGCGGCTGCTGCTGGGCGCGGGGCGTGCGCAGTTCCGCAATGGTCGCTGGGAGGAATGCTGCGAGCCGCTGCAGGAAGCGGCCGAGCGAGCCCGGAAGCTCGGGGACGCGGGCTACGAGTCTCGGATCGTGGCGCAGTTGCTGCTCGGCGTCATCCTGCCCAACATCGGCCGCATCGACGAGGCCGAGCAGCTCTTCGAGGAGGTCATCGCCGCGTGCACCGAGCGTGGCGATCGGCTGCACCTGGGCAGCGCCATCTGCAACCGCCGCAACCTGTGGGTGGCGCGCGACGACTTCCAGGGCGCGATGCAGGACCAGGAGCGCTTCATGCAACTGGGGCGCGAGCTGGGCATGGTGGGCTGGGAGTACTTCGCCGAGCACAACATGGGCGAGCTGCTCTACCAGGCGGGCAACACGCAGGAAGCGGCCCCCCACATCGCCCGCGCCATCGAGCTGGAGCGGCACCACCCGGAGATGGCCCCGCGGCCCTGGGCCCTGCTGCTGCAGGCGCGCTCGCTCGCGTATACCGGCCAGGACGCCCAGGCGCGCGAGCTGCTCATGGACATCCGCCGGACGCTGAAGCAGAGCGGCGCGGAGTTCACCCCCTCGGAGGAAGTCATCTTCTCCCTGGTGGAGCTGGCCACGCGCGACGCGGGCGCCGAGGAGTGGGACGCGCTGCTCGCGCGCTCCAATGAATTCTCGGTGGAGCAGGAGCCGCTGGAGGTGCTGGAGCTGCGGGGCCTGGACTGGCTGCGGCGGGGCGAGCGGGCGCAGGCGCGGCTCATCCTGGAGGAGGCCCTGCGCCGCGCCGAGACGATGCCCAACGTGATGCGAGATCGCCTGCGGCGCAGCCTGGAGCGGGCCCAGCTCACTCCCGCGGCGTGA
- a CDS encoding polysaccharide lyase — protein sequence MKRLLNVAALALLVPTLASASVVWKGDLETGNLSQWDAEQSVSSNRLLVVTSPVREGRYALKTTVRQGDNPIKASGNRNELVYLSRETPGSEYFYKWSTLFPASFPSSPKWALFTQWHQEGHSGSPPLELYVVNDRLNLRVGGSSGKVVWTSPMQRDHWNDFILHVKWSSDKKVGFIELYHDGKVVLPKTYMATQFGSQRNYLKMGLYRDASIKPEGIVYHDGFVQSTALEDVLPAVATQEPQVDPSAPEQPIDAAPDMDDPTSGPPDESNNGGAVTQGPSSGSSPGTSGLVPGSPNPYEDGLQPQSCGGASATGGTPLLLAGMVSLLVLVSRRRKTAHALARRSTQR from the coding sequence TTGAAGCGACTGCTGAACGTTGCCGCCCTCGCGCTGCTGGTGCCCACCCTGGCCTCGGCCTCCGTCGTCTGGAAGGGCGACCTCGAAACCGGAAATCTCTCTCAGTGGGACGCCGAGCAGAGCGTGTCCTCGAACCGCCTGTTGGTGGTGACCTCGCCGGTGCGCGAGGGTCGTTACGCGTTGAAGACCACCGTGCGCCAGGGGGACAATCCCATCAAGGCCAGCGGCAACCGCAACGAACTGGTCTATCTGAGCCGGGAAACCCCGGGCTCCGAATACTTCTACAAGTGGAGCACGCTCTTCCCCGCCAGCTTTCCGAGCTCGCCCAAGTGGGCGCTGTTCACCCAGTGGCACCAGGAAGGCCACAGCGGCTCCCCCCCGCTCGAGCTCTACGTGGTCAATGATCGGCTGAACCTGCGGGTGGGTGGCAGCAGCGGCAAGGTCGTCTGGACGTCGCCCATGCAGCGCGATCACTGGAACGACTTCATCCTCCACGTGAAGTGGTCCTCCGACAAGAAGGTCGGCTTCATCGAGCTGTACCACGATGGCAAGGTGGTGCTGCCCAAGACGTACATGGCCACGCAGTTCGGCAGCCAGCGCAACTACCTCAAGATGGGCCTGTACCGGGACGCCTCCATCAAGCCGGAGGGCATCGTCTACCATGACGGTTTCGTGCAGAGCACGGCCCTGGAAGACGTGCTGCCCGCCGTGGCCACCCAGGAGCCCCAGGTGGATCCCTCCGCGCCGGAGCAGCCGATCGACGCCGCCCCCGACATGGACGATCCGACCAGCGGCCCGCCCGATGAGTCGAACAACGGCGGCGCCGTCACCCAGGGTCCCTCCTCGGGCAGCTCCCCGGGAACCTCCGGCCTGGTGCCTGGCTCGCCGAACCCCTACGAGGACGGCCTGCAGCCCCAGAGCTGCGGTGGTGCCTCGGCCACCGGCGGCACGCCCCTGCTCCTCGCCGGCATGGTGAGCCTGCTCGTCCTGGTCAGCCGCCGCCGCAAGACGGCACACGCGCTCGCGCGCCGCTCCACCCAGCGCTAG
- the fghA gene encoding S-formylglutathione hydrolase, with the protein MDALKPHAENRCFGGSVGFYKHTSQECGGEMRFAVYLPPQAQAGKVPVLYYLSGLTCTEDTFLIKGGAQRLAAELGLMLVVPDTSPRQTGIPKEDVDWEVGTAAGFYLDATQVPWASRFRMYSYVTRELPELVGKHFPARMDREGIFGHSMGGHGALVCALRQPGRYRSVSAFAPISAPMRCPWGQKAFGTYLGPDTEAWRAWDATELLRGGARVPPLLVDQGTNDKFLAEQLKPELLRAACEQAGQPLTLRSQDGYDHGYYFVSTFMADHLRHHAAALNA; encoded by the coding sequence ATGGACGCCCTGAAACCCCACGCCGAGAACCGCTGCTTCGGCGGCTCCGTCGGCTTCTACAAGCACACGTCCCAGGAGTGCGGCGGCGAGATGCGCTTCGCCGTCTACCTGCCGCCCCAGGCCCAGGCGGGCAAGGTACCGGTCCTCTACTACCTCTCCGGCCTCACGTGCACCGAGGACACCTTCCTCATCAAGGGCGGTGCACAGCGGCTCGCCGCCGAGCTGGGCTTGATGCTGGTGGTGCCCGACACCAGCCCGCGCCAGACAGGCATTCCCAAGGAAGACGTGGACTGGGAAGTGGGCACCGCCGCCGGCTTCTACCTGGATGCCACCCAGGTGCCCTGGGCCTCGCGCTTCCGCATGTACAGCTATGTCACCCGGGAGCTGCCCGAGCTGGTGGGCAAGCACTTCCCCGCCCGGATGGACCGCGAGGGGATTTTCGGCCACTCCATGGGAGGCCATGGCGCGCTCGTCTGCGCGCTGCGCCAGCCGGGCCGCTACCGCTCCGTGTCCGCCTTCGCCCCCATCAGCGCGCCCATGCGCTGCCCCTGGGGACAGAAGGCCTTTGGCACCTACCTCGGACCGGACACCGAGGCGTGGCGCGCCTGGGATGCCACGGAATTGCTGCGCGGCGGGGCGCGCGTTCCCCCCTTGCTCGTGGACCAGGGCACGAACGACAAATTCCTCGCGGAGCAGCTCAAGCCCGAATTGTTGCGCGCTGCCTGCGAGCAGGCGGGGCAGCCCCTGACACTCCGCTCCCAGGACGGGTATGACCACGGTTATTACTTCGTTTCGACCTTCATGGCGGACCACCTGCGGCACCACGCCGCGGCGCTAAACGCCTGA